The Molothrus ater isolate BHLD 08-10-18 breed brown headed cowbird chromosome 9, BPBGC_Mater_1.1, whole genome shotgun sequence genome includes a region encoding these proteins:
- the LOC118689242 gene encoding WAS/WASL-interacting protein family member 3-like produces MEAILEERITNCGISAAGRRRGALPTQVEPRRDRTDDGEAGTSRECRRAPGAHPGSRGRGGDAPLSPRDRAGAGGSSRGTAGTALGSGAAPGAGSRRGQGSARGQLLGARARLGGSSWEQGSARGQLLQAAGGAAPASPPPPPPLPPPPPAPATQRATAAIPAGPAPRPAPLSLGPRGTEGMRRCPSGFWERPCCGERGWAEIPLLITRVPLLPRVSGASPLHFPRFSMLPGSRHGNNDLARWKNHRFSSHSGSGIRAEF; encoded by the exons ATGGAAGCGATTCTCGAGGAAAGAATAACAAATTGTGGGATCTCAGCCGCAGGTAGGAGGAGAGGGGCTTTGCCCACGCAGGTGGAACCCAGACGAGACCGCACCGATGATGGAGAGGCTGGAACCAGCCGGGAGTGTCGGAGAGCGCCGGGGGCTCATCCCGGCAGCCGCGGCCGGGGGGGGGACGCTCCCCTCTCCCCTCGGGACCGAGCTGGGGCCGGGGGCAGCTCccggggcacggcggggacaGCGCTCGGCTCGGGGGCAGCTCCCGGGGCTGGGTCACGGCGGGGACAGGGCTCGGCTcgggggcagctcctgggagccaGGGCTCGGCTcgggggcagctcctgggagcagggctcgGCTcgggggcagctcctgcaggctgcgGGTGGCGCAGcaccagcctctcctcctcctcctcctcctctgcctcctcctcctcctgcgcCCGCAACCCAGCGAGCCACGGCGGCGATCCCGGCCGG CCCTGCTCCCCGGCCGGCGCCGCTCTCGCTCGGACCCCGCGGCACGGAAGGGATGCGGAGATGCCCGAGCGGATTTTGGGAGCGACCCTGCTGCGGGGAGAGGGGATGGGCGGAAATTCCCCTGCTCATCACACGAGTTCCTCTCCTGCCCCGGGTAAGCGGAGCATCTCCCCTCCATTTCCCCCGCTTCTCGATGCTTCCAGGCTCTCGGCATGGAAACAATGACCTGGCTCGGTGGAAAAATCACCGTTTTTCCTCGCATAGCGGCTCCGGAATACGTGCGGAATTTTGA